In a single window of the Anaerobaca lacustris genome:
- a CDS encoding glycosyltransferase family 4 protein, producing MLTTAASPRFGSVTAESRMKGTTQQKPSLRNRLCQWGGDARERTIMMISEWAIVVAAWIGRRPQPIGPDGCEIMLTGRFDSINWILAHLGPLAASKECKRLWMVSTNPVPDLPKVTALYPPKWLVTVAGATLARLLTFLWAALHKRPHVVGGFHLMYNGIAAAIAGRLAGARSMYFCIGGTEVANDGVIDQPNCFIRKTKANARAQRRRLAVVSAFDTIVTMGTRAARFFQDHGVVSDFHVVSGGIDSMRFHPAHEPKPIDLILTARLSSEKRIDIFLQAVRLVAGQLPDVRAVIVGDGHLRAELEQMVAELGVQSNVTFTGHQNDVENWLGRSKIFVLTSDLEGLALSVIEAMMSGLPAVVSDVGDLGDLVESGVNGYLVPRRSPQLLAGHLLELLSDGEKLKVFSHAAHQSAMRYEKAATTQRWDRILSSFRT from the coding sequence ATGCTTACGACCGCAGCCTCTCCCAGATTTGGTAGTGTGACTGCCGAATCGCGGATGAAGGGCACGACTCAACAGAAGCCAAGCCTTCGAAACCGGCTTTGTCAGTGGGGCGGTGATGCGCGTGAACGGACGATCATGATGATATCGGAATGGGCCATCGTTGTTGCGGCCTGGATCGGGCGCAGGCCCCAACCCATCGGGCCCGATGGCTGCGAGATCATGCTGACAGGCCGCTTTGATTCCATCAATTGGATCTTAGCCCACTTGGGTCCACTGGCTGCGTCGAAGGAGTGCAAACGGCTCTGGATGGTCTCGACAAATCCTGTGCCCGACCTGCCCAAAGTCACGGCCCTCTATCCTCCGAAGTGGCTGGTGACGGTTGCCGGAGCCACGCTCGCCAGACTCCTAACGTTTCTGTGGGCGGCCCTGCACAAACGTCCCCATGTGGTGGGCGGGTTCCATCTTATGTACAACGGGATCGCTGCCGCCATCGCAGGGCGCCTTGCCGGTGCCCGGTCGATGTACTTCTGCATAGGTGGAACTGAAGTGGCCAACGATGGAGTTATCGATCAGCCTAACTGTTTCATTAGAAAGACCAAGGCGAATGCACGCGCCCAACGCCGACGTCTTGCCGTCGTCTCTGCATTTGACACAATTGTCACCATGGGCACTCGCGCCGCTCGCTTCTTCCAGGACCACGGCGTCGTCTCCGACTTCCACGTGGTATCCGGCGGCATTGATTCCATGCGATTTCACCCGGCCCATGAACCGAAGCCCATTGATCTCATTCTGACCGCTCGGCTTTCGTCTGAGAAGAGGATCGACATCTTTCTCCAAGCAGTACGGCTCGTCGCCGGCCAATTGCCCGATGTGCGGGCCGTCATTGTCGGCGACGGTCATCTGAGAGCCGAACTGGAGCAGATGGTGGCGGAGCTAGGTGTTCAGAGCAACGTCACGTTCACCGGCCATCAGAACGATGTCGAGAATTGGCTCGGTCGCTCCAAGATCTTTGTATTGACCTCTGATTTGGAGGGATTGGCTCTTTCGGTCATTGAAGCCATGATGAGCGGTCTACCGGCAGTGGTTTCCGACGTTGGCGATCTTGGCGACCTCGTCGAGAGCGGTGTGAACGGCTATCTGGTCCCACGTCGATCTCCACAGTTGCTTGCTGGCCACCTGCTTGAATTGCTGTCCGACGGCGAAAAGCTCAAGGTGTTCTCTCACGCAGCACACCAGTCTGCAATGAGATACGAAAAAGCAGCGACCACCCAACGCTGGGATCGCATTCTCTCGTCTTTTCGAACCTAA
- a CDS encoding glycosyltransferase family 4 protein, whose translation MRLAFVTSFPDDPAAPAGGVEAVSVNLVEALAGAGDLDIDVVTTHRRHRCARVEQWNGVRVHRLPWAGGSMLRNAVGPGRRQMQSYLRDLKPDVIHAHDTYGLMVQGMSIPRVFTIHGFIHGDTLVSGERLTRLRSWIWQRVETAGWADQPHIISISPYVRERLRGIATGVIHDVDNPIAERFFNVCRAERQLTIFSAALVAPRKNTLALVDAVAKLTAGGIDCELRLAGSLGDETYVRQVRQRIQQGGLEPRVSLLGKIGTEQVLRELATASVFALVSLEENSPMGIEEAMAAGVPVVTSNRCGMPYMVRDGESGFLVDPHDPHDIARRLRQLLGDDALRHAMGAKGREIALDRFHPARVAARTRHVYEQALTALH comes from the coding sequence TTGAGGCTGGCCTTTGTGACATCTTTTCCGGACGATCCGGCGGCGCCGGCGGGGGGCGTCGAGGCCGTCAGCGTCAATCTTGTCGAAGCTCTGGCCGGAGCCGGCGATCTCGATATCGACGTGGTGACCACCCATCGTCGCCATCGCTGCGCCCGTGTGGAGCAGTGGAACGGTGTACGGGTACATCGGTTGCCGTGGGCCGGAGGGAGCATGCTGCGAAATGCTGTCGGGCCGGGACGGCGGCAGATGCAGAGCTACCTGCGCGACCTTAAGCCGGACGTGATTCACGCGCACGATACATATGGTCTCATGGTCCAGGGGATGTCTATCCCTCGTGTGTTCACGATTCACGGCTTCATTCATGGCGACACGCTGGTTTCGGGCGAGCGTCTCACTCGACTGCGGTCCTGGATCTGGCAGCGAGTGGAGACGGCGGGGTGGGCCGATCAGCCGCACATCATCTCGATCAGCCCGTACGTTCGAGAACGCCTGCGCGGGATTGCCACCGGCGTCATTCACGATGTTGACAACCCGATCGCCGAGCGGTTCTTCAATGTCTGCCGCGCAGAGCGACAGCTCACTATTTTCAGCGCCGCCTTGGTGGCACCTCGCAAGAACACTCTTGCTTTGGTGGATGCCGTGGCGAAATTGACTGCCGGCGGGATCGACTGCGAACTCCGCCTGGCCGGTTCTCTCGGCGACGAGACCTACGTCCGGCAGGTGCGGCAGAGGATTCAGCAGGGCGGGTTGGAACCACGTGTTTCATTGCTCGGAAAGATCGGCACGGAGCAGGTTCTCCGGGAGTTGGCCACAGCAAGCGTATTCGCGCTGGTTTCTCTGGAAGAGAATTCGCCGATGGGCATCGAGGAGGCTATGGCGGCTGGGGTGCCGGTGGTGACGTCGAATCGCTGTGGGATGCCGTACATGGTTCGCGACGGCGAATCGGGCTTCCTGGTCGATCCGCACGATCCACATGACATCGCCCGGCGGCTGAGGCAGTTGCTTGGGGACGATGCCCTGCGGCATGCGATGGGTGCCAAGGGCAGAGAGATTGCCCTGGATCGCTTCCATCCGGCGAGAGTTGCTGCGAGAACACGGCATGTCTACGAACAAGCGCTGACAGCCCTTCACTGA
- a CDS encoding heparinase II/III family protein: MQKLDWYYRRLKAMSADEIAWRVRSSLRDRTDRLFVSRRQQWREPSVFLNGHGWSDGHGFRVCEMAVGEIAARSEDNPVEKARYASLFAKAEKIVEHRLSFFDLTDVHLGDPIVWNRDHKRGQDTPMVFCPALDYRDVDAAGDCKFVWEPNRHHQLVVLGRAYRASGDIRFAEAIAEQLDSWLQQNPYGVGMNWRSGLELGIRLINWVWALDLIAESQAIGPELHQRLMDSISRHIWEIDRKYSRGSSANNHLIGEAAGVFIATNYFRNLKNAATWRRRSWEILNREIINQTYPDGGTQEQAIGYHLFVVQFFVAAGLASRATGQEFPQPYWSRLEKMFAFLAILSEGGENLPQFGDGDDGYVLDLGSHARSVREWLAVGAALFGRADFKTLAGKCAEPVEWLLGKSGCERFEAVDEPRDKTICSSAFSDTGYYLLQHGEVDSPDRISVVFDCGPLGMGALAAHGHADALSFTLRAFGVDVLVDPGTFDYFSYPAWRQYFRSTRAHNTVVVDGRDQSEMLGLFLWGRRAVARCQGWEPAETGGKVAGEHDGYACLPDPVTHRRTLRLDGPGRTLHICDEIVAKARHDVEVYFHFAEHCVVKPTGPNRYVVDAGPGIVEIELDSRLAVESFCGSENPICGWASRGYHHKQPAPTLIGRSTCEGNTLLACRIGISPAVGSK, encoded by the coding sequence ATGCAGAAACTTGATTGGTACTATCGACGCCTGAAAGCCATGTCGGCAGATGAAATTGCCTGGCGGGTGCGGTCGTCTTTGCGCGATCGCACCGACCGATTGTTCGTCTCCCGGCGGCAGCAGTGGAGGGAGCCGTCTGTCTTTCTCAATGGCCATGGCTGGAGCGATGGGCATGGTTTTCGCGTTTGTGAGATGGCGGTGGGAGAGATCGCCGCGAGAAGCGAAGACAACCCTGTCGAGAAGGCTCGGTATGCGTCTCTTTTTGCCAAGGCGGAGAAGATCGTCGAGCACCGGCTGAGTTTCTTCGATCTGACCGATGTGCATCTCGGTGATCCGATTGTCTGGAACCGGGACCACAAACGCGGGCAAGACACACCTATGGTATTCTGTCCGGCGCTGGATTATCGCGATGTGGATGCGGCAGGAGACTGCAAGTTCGTCTGGGAGCCGAACCGGCACCATCAGCTTGTGGTGCTGGGCCGGGCCTATCGGGCCAGCGGTGACATCCGCTTCGCCGAGGCAATCGCCGAGCAACTGGACAGTTGGCTCCAGCAGAACCCGTATGGCGTCGGCATGAATTGGCGCAGCGGCCTGGAACTGGGCATCCGCCTGATCAACTGGGTCTGGGCCCTGGACTTGATCGCCGAGTCGCAGGCCATCGGCCCGGAACTGCATCAGCGGCTGATGGATTCCATTTCCCGCCATATCTGGGAGATCGATCGGAAGTACTCACGCGGCTCCTCGGCCAACAATCACCTGATCGGCGAGGCCGCCGGCGTGTTCATCGCCACGAACTACTTCAGGAACCTCAAGAACGCTGCGACGTGGCGCCGGCGGAGTTGGGAAATCCTGAATCGCGAGATCATCAACCAAACGTATCCCGACGGAGGAACGCAGGAACAGGCGATCGGCTATCACCTGTTCGTGGTTCAGTTCTTCGTCGCAGCCGGTCTTGCATCGCGGGCCACCGGACAGGAGTTTCCGCAGCCGTACTGGTCTCGGCTGGAGAAGATGTTCGCGTTCTTGGCCATATTAAGCGAAGGCGGGGAGAACCTCCCTCAATTCGGCGACGGCGACGACGGTTATGTCCTGGACCTTGGCAGCCACGCGCGCAGCGTCAGGGAATGGCTGGCCGTTGGCGCCGCGTTGTTCGGCAGGGCGGATTTCAAGACCCTGGCCGGCAAATGCGCCGAACCGGTCGAATGGCTGCTGGGCAAGAGCGGATGCGAGAGATTCGAGGCGGTCGATGAGCCACGGGACAAGACGATCTGTTCCAGTGCCTTCAGCGACACGGGATACTACCTTCTTCAGCATGGCGAGGTAGACTCGCCCGACCGGATCAGCGTGGTGTTCGATTGCGGTCCGCTCGGCATGGGGGCCCTGGCGGCCCACGGGCATGCCGATGCCCTGAGCTTCACGCTTCGGGCCTTCGGCGTCGATGTTCTCGTGGACCCAGGAACGTTCGACTACTTCAGTTATCCGGCGTGGCGACAGTACTTTCGCAGCACGCGGGCCCACAACACGGTTGTGGTCGATGGCCGGGACCAGTCCGAGATGCTCGGTCTGTTTCTCTGGGGCCGGCGCGCCGTGGCACGCTGTCAGGGCTGGGAACCAGCCGAGACCGGCGGGAAGGTGGCAGGCGAGCACGATGGCTATGCCTGTCTTCCCGACCCGGTAACACACAGACGCACGCTCAGGCTGGATGGTCCAGGTCGCACGCTGCACATATGTGACGAGATCGTGGCCAAGGCCAGACATGATGTTGAGGTGTACTTCCACTTTGCCGAGCATTGTGTTGTGAAGCCGACAGGGCCGAATCGTTACGTCGTGGACGCCGGGCCGGGAATCGTTGAAATCGAGCTGGACTCGCGCCTTGCGGTCGAATCGTTCTGCGGCAGCGAGAATCCCATCTGCGGCTGGGCCAGCCGGGGCTACCACCACAAGCAACCCGCCCCCACCCTGATCGGCCGCTCCACCTGCGAAGGCAACACGTTATTGGCATGTCGGATCGGCATCAGCCCGGCAGTGGGGAGCAAATAG
- a CDS encoding phenylacetate--CoA ligase family protein, producing the protein MKKALSKKNLWEKTPLWARSILGRGLGIVPLPWLLGRRFREQCAFVREAQWWPAERAQGYQLGRLREILTLAYENTEFYRRAFDRVGFHPQDLRSLDDVTRLLTIDKSVVVENLTDMCTRSVDGHDVDYISTGGTSGKPLEFYINANRSGTEYAYLTTSWERAGYHLGTPTGVLRGRTLNAGPDGLLHEHDPVLRHHYYSSFHMSDENMGRYVEHMAKIGPCFLHVYPSTVAALARYVRRTGMRGPSNVRGIIAESEIIYPEQRQMVEEVFGCRYFSCYGHTEKLVLAAECEHSSDYHVWPTYGYFELLDERGEPVTTPGRRGEIVGTGFINTVMPFIRYRTGDWATYVGDRCEACGREHTVIRDIQGHRTQEVLIAADGSEIPWTALNMHDDTFVRVRQFQFVQKTLGRAVLRIVPAAGFREDDAGRIARKLGRKLDGQLTFHIELVDAISLSPRGKAVYVDQRIPHQSIPSARTAEL; encoded by the coding sequence ATGAAGAAAGCACTCTCCAAGAAGAACCTTTGGGAAAAGACTCCCCTGTGGGCCAGGAGCATTCTGGGTAGAGGACTTGGAATTGTCCCTTTGCCATGGCTGCTGGGCCGGAGATTTCGGGAACAGTGTGCGTTCGTGCGAGAGGCGCAGTGGTGGCCGGCCGAGCGTGCCCAAGGCTACCAACTGGGCAGACTGCGCGAGATTCTCACGTTGGCCTATGAGAATACGGAGTTCTACCGCAGGGCATTTGACCGTGTTGGCTTCCATCCGCAAGACCTTCGGTCGCTTGACGACGTGACCCGACTGCTCACCATCGACAAGTCCGTGGTCGTCGAGAACCTCACCGACATGTGTACCCGATCGGTGGATGGGCACGATGTGGACTACATTTCCACCGGCGGTACAAGCGGCAAGCCGCTGGAATTCTATATCAACGCGAACCGTTCCGGTACCGAATATGCCTATCTGACCACGAGCTGGGAGCGAGCCGGGTACCATCTTGGCACGCCCACGGGCGTATTGCGCGGACGAACGCTGAATGCCGGGCCAGATGGCCTGTTGCACGAGCACGATCCCGTTCTGCGGCATCACTACTACAGCAGCTTCCACATGTCCGATGAGAACATGGGACGCTATGTCGAGCACATGGCGAAGATTGGTCCCTGCTTTCTGCACGTTTATCCGTCTACGGTGGCAGCTCTTGCCCGGTATGTGCGCCGTACGGGAATGCGCGGTCCCTCAAACGTTCGCGGCATCATTGCTGAATCGGAAATCATCTATCCCGAGCAGCGGCAGATGGTGGAAGAAGTGTTCGGTTGTCGATATTTCTCCTGCTACGGCCACACCGAGAAACTCGTCCTGGCGGCCGAGTGCGAGCATTCCAGCGACTACCACGTCTGGCCCACGTACGGCTACTTCGAACTTCTCGACGAGCGAGGCGAGCCGGTGACGACGCCGGGACGGCGAGGTGAGATCGTGGGGACGGGTTTCATCAATACGGTGATGCCGTTCATTCGCTACCGGACCGGCGACTGGGCCACATACGTCGGCGATCGCTGTGAGGCGTGCGGCCGTGAGCATACTGTCATCCGCGACATCCAAGGCCATCGGACCCAGGAGGTGCTCATTGCCGCGGATGGCTCGGAAATACCGTGGACGGCGCTGAACATGCACGACGACACGTTTGTCCGGGTCAGGCAGTTTCAATTCGTGCAGAAGACCTTAGGGAGAGCGGTTCTCCGGATTGTGCCGGCTGCGGGGTTCCGCGAAGACGATGCCGGACGCATAGCTCGCAAGCTCGGCCGCAAGCTTGATGGTCAATTGACATTTCACATCGAACTGGTCGATGCGATCTCGCTGTCGCCCAGAGGCAAGGCTGTCTATGTGGACCAGAGGATTCCGCACCAGAGTATCCCGTCGGCGAGGACGGCTGAATTGTAG
- a CDS encoding B12-binding domain-containing radical SAM protein yields MAKVLLINPPWYVLLGMSSSSVPVGLISLAGSLKAAGHDVAIFNPDLFGSLYASELDLLNTNDRYIQRLEDRSDPVWRRVRERLLEFDPDVVGVHVKTPSWASGCMVACIAKEVNPRVMTVCGGPHVSCVPEDVTYATGFDYGVLGEGEHAMVRLIEASSCDERARISGILAFRDGSSRGASCAMIENLDVLPLDGREALMDVDSYDKLGLGALMTARGCPFPCKYCASHKIWGRKVRYRSPENVLAEIDLLVNEYGLNYFEFCDDTFTVNERRARMICDMLARRYGNLQWKCTTRCDCISSELLASMKRAGCSEVSIGVESGSPRILDWIKKNETREQIAEGCRLLRAARIPFVAFIMIGFPTETVDEAWETLHFAKALGADSLCGSIATPYPGTRMYEWAVEADKVPHEGDWHKYYHQSGSMGLWDVEPGTARSVIHEWFTQIEAYNQRPTRLTRRFLTKFKGDPVGTIRRAGSVLHRKLANR; encoded by the coding sequence ATGGCTAAGGTACTGCTGATCAACCCCCCCTGGTACGTATTGTTGGGCATGTCTTCGTCATCCGTTCCCGTTGGCTTGATCAGTCTGGCCGGCTCGCTCAAAGCGGCCGGTCACGATGTGGCTATCTTCAATCCGGATCTCTTCGGGAGTCTGTACGCGTCTGAGTTGGACCTGCTGAACACGAATGACCGATACATTCAACGGCTTGAGGATCGGTCGGATCCCGTGTGGCGCCGGGTTCGCGAGCGATTGCTGGAATTCGATCCTGACGTTGTCGGTGTGCATGTCAAGACGCCGTCCTGGGCCTCCGGATGTATGGTGGCATGTATTGCCAAGGAAGTCAATCCCCGTGTGATGACCGTTTGTGGCGGGCCGCATGTGAGCTGCGTCCCCGAAGATGTCACTTACGCCACTGGGTTTGACTACGGCGTCCTGGGTGAGGGTGAACATGCCATGGTCCGCCTTATCGAGGCCAGTTCATGCGACGAACGGGCTCGCATCTCCGGCATTCTCGCATTCAGGGATGGATCAAGCCGAGGTGCATCATGTGCGATGATCGAGAACCTCGATGTGCTGCCTCTGGACGGACGCGAGGCGCTGATGGATGTGGACAGCTACGACAAGCTCGGGCTTGGCGCCCTCATGACGGCCAGGGGATGCCCCTTCCCATGCAAGTACTGTGCCTCACACAAGATATGGGGAAGAAAGGTACGCTATCGTTCGCCGGAAAACGTGTTGGCCGAGATCGATCTCCTGGTCAATGAGTACGGTTTGAACTATTTCGAGTTCTGCGACGACACCTTCACTGTGAACGAGCGGCGGGCCAGGATGATCTGTGACATGCTGGCCCGGCGATATGGCAACCTGCAATGGAAATGCACGACACGCTGTGACTGCATCAGTTCAGAGCTGCTGGCATCCATGAAGCGTGCAGGTTGTTCCGAGGTCTCCATCGGAGTCGAGTCCGGCAGCCCCCGCATTCTCGATTGGATCAAGAAGAACGAAACCAGAGAACAGATAGCCGAAGGATGCCGACTGTTGCGGGCAGCCAGAATCCCATTCGTGGCGTTCATTATGATCGGATTTCCCACGGAGACAGTGGACGAAGCCTGGGAAACGCTTCATTTTGCCAAGGCTCTTGGGGCAGATTCGTTGTGCGGCAGTATCGCGACTCCGTATCCGGGCACGAGGATGTATGAATGGGCGGTCGAGGCGGACAAGGTTCCACACGAGGGCGATTGGCACAAGTACTACCATCAGAGTGGCAGTATGGGGCTTTGGGATGTGGAGCCGGGGACCGCAAGATCGGTCATCCATGAATGGTTCACGCAGATCGAGGCCTACAATCAGCGTCCGACTCGCTTGACCCGGCGCTTTCTGACGAAGTTCAAAGGCGATCCCGTCGGCACCATACGCCGGGCCGGCTCTGTCCTACATAGGAAACTGGCCAACCGATGA